A window from Myxocyprinus asiaticus isolate MX2 ecotype Aquarium Trade chromosome 37, UBuf_Myxa_2, whole genome shotgun sequence encodes these proteins:
- the LOC127427591 gene encoding alkaline phosphatase-like isoform X1 produces the protein MKVAVLFILSCLVWVGMVKPSFPEQEKNPAFWYELAQRSIKNALNYQDLNKNIAKNLILFLGDGMGVPTVTAARILKGQLNGQSGEEAQLEMDKFPYVALSKTYNTNAQVPDSAGTATAFLCGVKANEGTVGVSAASVRSQCNTTQGNEVTSILRWAKEAGKSVGIVTTTRVNHATPSAAYAHSVDRDWYSDGDMPSEALQGGCKDIARQLFENIPDIDVIMGGGRRNMYPKNISDVEYPTENKHNGTRKDGRNLLAEWIDGVKDKRGMYVWNKKDLLSLNPNNVDYLLGLFEPADLAYELERNKDMDPSLTEMVDVAIKILRKNERGFYLLVEGGRIDHGHHEGKAKQALHEAVEMDRAITRAGLLTSDYDTLTVVTADHSHVFSFGGYTPRGNSIFGLAPMVSDVDNKPFTSILYGNGPGFKLVNGGRENVSTVDFEQNNYQAQSAVPLRMETHGGEDVAIFSKGPMAHLLHGVQEQHYIPHVMAYAACIGQNKDHCRKSSGAATSFNHVSPILPVLLGVALLVC, from the exons AGCAAGAGAAGAACCCTGCATTCTGGTATGAATTGGCTCAGCGCTCAATAAAAAATGCCTTAAACTATCAAGATCTCAACAAGAACATTGCCAAGAATCTCATCCTCTTTCTTGGTGATG GTATGGGTGTACCTACAGTGACAGCAGCACGGATTTTAAAGGGTCAACTGAATGGACAGAGCGGCGAGGAGGCACAGCTGGAGATGGACAAATTTCCCTATGTTGCCCTCTCTAAG ACATATAACACCAACGCTCAAGTACCAGATAGTGCGGGCACTGCCACAGCATTCCTGTGCGGGGTGAAGGCAAACGAGGGGACAGTAGGAGTGAGCGCAGCATCTGTCAGATCCCAGTGTAACACCACTCAGGGGAACGAGGTCACCTCCATTCTTAGATGGGCCAAAGAAGCAG GCAAATCAGTGGGAATTGTCACTACAACACGTGTGAACCACGCCACGCCCAGTGCAGCATATGCCCACAGTGTGGATCGGGACTGGTATTCAGATGGGGATATGCCCAGCGAGGCACTGCAGGGTGGCTGCAAAGACATTGCCCGACAACTTTTCGAAAACATCCCTGACATTGAT GTGATTATGGGGGGTGGGCGGAGAAACATGTACCCTAAAAACATATCAGATGTGGAATACCCTACAGAAAATAAACACAACGGTACACGCAAAGATGGCAGGAACCTTCTTGCGGAGTGGATTGACGGAGTGAAAGATAAG AGAGGTATGTATGTATGGAATAAGAAGGATCTGCTTTCCTTGAACCCAAACAATGTGGATTATCTCTTAG GTCTGTTTGAGCCGGCAGATCTTGCGTATGAACTTGAAAGGAACAAAGACATGGACCCTTCCCTCACTGAAATGGTAGATGTGGCCATTAAGATTCTCAGAAAAAATGAACGTGGGTTCTACTTGCTTGTGGAAG GTGGGCGCATTGACCATGGACACCATGAGGGGAAAGCAAAGCAGGCCTTACACGAGGCCGTGGAGATGGACCGGGCCATTACCCGAGCTGGTCTCCTCACCAGCGACTATGACACCCTGACTGTCGTCACGGCTGACCACTCTCATGTCTTCAGCTTTGGAGGCTACACACCACGAGGGAACTCAATTTTCG GTTTAGCTCCCATGGTGAGTGATGTTGACAATAAGCCCTTCACATCcattctgtatggaaatggccCAGGGTTCAAGTTGGTTAATGGTGGAAGAGAAAATGTCTCGACTGTGGACTTTG AGCAAAATAACTATCAGGCACAGTCTGCTGTTCCTTTGCGCATGGAGACTCATGGGGGTGAGGACGTGGCCATCTTCTCCAAAGGTCCCATGGCCCATCTTCTTCATGGAGTCCAGGAGCAGCATTACATTCCCCATGTCATGGCCTACGCAGCATGCATTGGTCAAAATAAAGACCACTGTCGGAAAAGCTCCGGAGCGGCCACCTCTTTCAATCACGTCTCCCCTATTTTGCCAGTGCTTCTCGGAGTTGCATTGCTCGTGTGTTGA
- the LOC127427591 gene encoding alkaline phosphatase-like isoform X3 yields MKVAVLFILSCLVWVGMVKPSFPEQEKNPAFWYELAQRSIKNALNYQDLNKNIAKNLILFLGDGMGVPTVTAARILKGQLNGQSGEEAQLEMDKFPYVALSKTYNTNAQVPDSAGTATAFLCGVKANEGTVGVSAASVRSQCNTTQGNEVTSILRWAKEAGKSVGIVTTTRVNHATPSAAYAHSVDRDWYSDGDMPSEALQGGCKDIARQLFENIPDIDVIMGGGRRNMYPKNISDVEYPTENKHNGTRKDGRNLLAEWIDGVKDKRGMYVWNKKDLLSLNPNNVDYLLGLFEPADLAYELERNKDMDPSLTEMVDVAIKILRKNERGFYLLVEGGRIDHGHHEGKAKQALHEAVEMDRAITRAGLLTSDYDTLTVVTADHSHVFSFGGYTPRGNSIFGW; encoded by the exons AGCAAGAGAAGAACCCTGCATTCTGGTATGAATTGGCTCAGCGCTCAATAAAAAATGCCTTAAACTATCAAGATCTCAACAAGAACATTGCCAAGAATCTCATCCTCTTTCTTGGTGATG GTATGGGTGTACCTACAGTGACAGCAGCACGGATTTTAAAGGGTCAACTGAATGGACAGAGCGGCGAGGAGGCACAGCTGGAGATGGACAAATTTCCCTATGTTGCCCTCTCTAAG ACATATAACACCAACGCTCAAGTACCAGATAGTGCGGGCACTGCCACAGCATTCCTGTGCGGGGTGAAGGCAAACGAGGGGACAGTAGGAGTGAGCGCAGCATCTGTCAGATCCCAGTGTAACACCACTCAGGGGAACGAGGTCACCTCCATTCTTAGATGGGCCAAAGAAGCAG GCAAATCAGTGGGAATTGTCACTACAACACGTGTGAACCACGCCACGCCCAGTGCAGCATATGCCCACAGTGTGGATCGGGACTGGTATTCAGATGGGGATATGCCCAGCGAGGCACTGCAGGGTGGCTGCAAAGACATTGCCCGACAACTTTTCGAAAACATCCCTGACATTGAT GTGATTATGGGGGGTGGGCGGAGAAACATGTACCCTAAAAACATATCAGATGTGGAATACCCTACAGAAAATAAACACAACGGTACACGCAAAGATGGCAGGAACCTTCTTGCGGAGTGGATTGACGGAGTGAAAGATAAG AGAGGTATGTATGTATGGAATAAGAAGGATCTGCTTTCCTTGAACCCAAACAATGTGGATTATCTCTTAG GTCTGTTTGAGCCGGCAGATCTTGCGTATGAACTTGAAAGGAACAAAGACATGGACCCTTCCCTCACTGAAATGGTAGATGTGGCCATTAAGATTCTCAGAAAAAATGAACGTGGGTTCTACTTGCTTGTGGAAG GTGGGCGCATTGACCATGGACACCATGAGGGGAAAGCAAAGCAGGCCTTACACGAGGCCGTGGAGATGGACCGGGCCATTACCCGAGCTGGTCTCCTCACCAGCGACTATGACACCCTGACTGTCGTCACGGCTGACCACTCTCATGTCTTCAGCTTTGGAGGCTACACACCACGAGGGAACTCAATTTTCGGTTGGTAA